The proteins below come from a single Calonectris borealis chromosome 33, bCalBor7.hap1.2, whole genome shotgun sequence genomic window:
- the ZBTB12 gene encoding LOW QUALITY PROTEIN: zinc finger and BTB domain-containing protein 12 (The sequence of the model RefSeq protein was modified relative to this genomic sequence to represent the inferred CDS: inserted 3 bases in 2 codons), producing MSSCAEVLRFQLPGHEAAALRSMNRLRAEERFCDVTIVARSLRFRGHRVILAACSPFLRDQFLLNPAAELRVSLAHSARVLADLLLSCYTGALEFAGRDLVNYLTAASYLQMEHVVERCRGALARFIQPPPAAPPPLRPPPPPKPEEEEEEEEEEDGAPDICIVKVEPAARRRRGPXGVGGGGGGGGGGGRAGGPARAAPPXPPLGVVKACYSLAEDAEGEGLLIFPGGAAAAAAAAAAAGEEPGGANPPIMAASTAAAAAAASSSSMTSTPARCGKCGEGFQGVEKLVFHMRAQHFVFMCPRCGKQFNHSSNLNRHMNVHRGVKSHGCGVCGKSFTQKSTLHDHMNLHSGERPYRCSYCDVRFAHKPAIRRHLKEQHGKTTAENVLEASVAEINVLVR from the exons atgTCGTCCTGCGCGGAGGTGCTGCGTTTCCAGCTGCCGGGCCACGAGGCGGCGGCCCTGCGGAGCATGAACCGGCTGCGGGCGGAGGAGCGCTTCTGCGACGTCACCATCGTGGCGCGGAGCCTGCGGTTCCGGGGTCATCGCGTCATCCTGGCCGCCTGCTCCCCCTTCCTGCGCGACCAGTTCCTCCTCAACCCGGCGGCCGAGCTGCGGGTCTCGCTAGCCCACAGCGCCCGGGTGCTGGCCGACCTCCTGCTCTCCTGCTACACCGGCGCCCTCGAGTTCGCCGGCCGCGACCTCGTCAACTACCTGACGGCCGCCAGCTACCTGCAGATGGAGCACGTGGTGGAGCGCTGCCGCGGCGCCCTGGCCCGCTTCATccagccgccgcccgccgccccgcccccgctgcgccccccgcccccccccaagcccgaggaggaggaggaggaggaggaggaggaggacggcgCGCCCGACATCTGCATCGTCAAGGTGGAGCCGGCGgccaggcggcggcggggac cGGGcgtgggcggcggcggcggcggcggcggcgggggcggaagggccggcggccccgcccgagccgccccgcc gccgccgctgggCGTGGTGAAGGCGTGCTACAGCCTGGCCGAGGACGCCGAGGGCGAGGGGCTCCTCATCttccccggcggcgcggcggcggcggcggcggcggcggcggcggcgggcgaggaaCCGGGCGGCGCCAACCCTCCCATCATGGCGGCctcgacggcggcggcggcggcggcggcgtcgtCCTCGTCGATGACGTCGACCCCGGCGCGGTGCGGGAAATGCGGCGAAGGCTTCCAGGGGGTGGAGAAGCTGGTGTTCCACATGCGGGCGCAACATTTCGTCTTCATGTGCCCGCGCTGCGGCAAACAGTTCAACCACAGCAGCAACCTCAACCGCCACATGAACGTCCACCGCGGCGTCAAGTCCCACGGCTGCGGCGTCTGCGGCAAGAGCTTCACGCAGAAGTCGACGCTGCACGACCACATGAACCTGCACAGCGGGGAGCGGCCCTACCGCTGCTCCTACTGCGACGTCCGCTTCGCCCACAAGCCCGCCATCCGCCGCCACCTCAAGGAGCAGCACGGGAAGACGACGGCCGAGAACGTCCTGGAGGCCAGCGTGGCCGAGATCAACGTCCTGGTGCGCTGA
- the LOC142074111 gene encoding complement C2-like, producing the protein MGWEVRCPAPLSLPQGTVSPRRPSHPPGAVLDFACDDGFVLRGPAQRRCRPGGLWSGTSPVCDDGAGDCPPAPAPAGGVTTGRGRQRGAVVHVRCGAGLMLLGPAHRRCLETGRWSGPEPSCRHPYAYDLPEDISEGFGASLASVLELAGARPHNGSSLGRRILLSREGSLHVYLLLDASGSVRSENFGLFQECGAAIVDRLSSFEVAVSFAVISFASRARVIISTAEDEAADADEVLRRLENMTFADHGNATGTNIRAALMEVYHMLLFQKARAARTDHPEAWRDVRHVVILLTDGRFNVGGHPRDAVAKIEDVLEIKPDREDYLDIYAFGVGMLEVDVAELAAVASHRRDEPHAFKLADAAALRQALEAALVATTLGDLCGVIVPAGAPRPPWHVILRAGREQRCGGSLVGGRWVLTAAHCFLGGPEPHAWTADLGEGEWVPLRRWVLHEGFDVRAGVSRGIPEFYDYDVALVELEREVGTRGTPRRVCVPCTEEANRAMRKPPGTTCEEQEAELLGRPRVPAEFVSLEPQRMRVWIKGQEAWDACASGATQPGTPYAAAAVGEVVTPRFLCSGQESGGPPEAATCKGESGGSLFLERRHRFVQVGVVSWGTFNPCRGGRRRAGGLPLQPPAPPGHRPRDFHISLFRVQPWLRRLLGGVLRFAPLR; encoded by the exons atgGGTTGGG AGGTGCGCTGCCCGGCGCCGCTGTCGCTGCCGCAGGGGACCgtgtccccccgccgcccctcccacccccccggcGCCGTCCTGGACTTCGCCTGCGACGACGGGTTCGTGCTGCGGGGCCCGGCCCAGCGGCGCTGCCGGCCCGGGGGGCTCTGGAGCGGCACCAGCCCCGTCTGCGACGACGGCG cgggtgactgccccccggccccggcgccggccgGGGGGGTGACGAcggggcggggccggcagcggggggcggtGGTGCACGTGCGCTGCGGGGCGGGGCTGATGCTGCTgggccccgcccaccgccgctgCCTGGAGACGGGCCGCTGGTCCGGCCCCGAGCCCTCCTGCCGCC ACCCCTACGCCTACGACCTCCCCGAGGACATCAGCGAGGGCTTCGGGGCGTCCCTCGCCTCCGTCCTGGAGCTGGCGGGCGCCCGTCCCCACAACG GCTCGTCCCTGGGCCGGCGCATCCTGCTGAGCCGCGAGGGGTCCCTCCACGTCTACCTGCTCCTCGACGCCTCCGGCAGCGTCCGCTCGGAGAACTTCGGCCTCTTCCAGGAGTGCGGGGCCGCCATCGTGGACAGg ctcagcagcttcGAGGTGGCCGTGAGCTTCGCCGTCATCTCCTTCGCCAGCCGGGCCCGGGTCATCATCTCCACGGCCGAGGACGAGGCGGCCGACGCCGATGAGGTTCTCCGCCGCCTGGAGAACATGACCTTCGCCG ACCACGGCAACGCAACGGGCACCAACATCCGCGCGGCGCTGATGGAGGTCTACCACATGCTCCTCTTCCAGAAGGCGCGGGCGGCGCGGACGGACCACCCCGAGGCCTGGCGGGACGTCCGCCATGTTGTCATCCTGCTGACGGACG GCAGGTTCAACGTTGGGGGGCACCCCCGGGACGCGGTGGCCAAGATTGAGGACGTGCTGGAGATCAAGCCGGACCGGGAGGACTACCTGG ACATCTACGCCTtcggggtggggatgctggaGGTGGACGTggcggagctggcggcggtgGCCTCGCACCGGCGGGACGAGCCCCACGCCTTCAAGCTGGCGGACGCGGCGGCGCTGCGGCAGGCGCTGGAGGCGGCGCTGGTGGCCACCACCCTCGGGGACCTCTGCGGCGTCATCGTCCCCGCCGGAGCCCCCCGACCCCCCTGGCACGTCATCCTGagg gcggggcgggagcagcgcTGCGGGGGGTCCCTGGTGGGGGGCCGCTGGGTGCTGACGGCGGCGCACTGCTTCCTGGGGGGCCCCGAGCCCCACGCCTGGACCGCCGACCTGG gggagggggagtgggTGCCCCTCCGGCGCTGGGTGCTCCACGAGGGCTTCGACGTCCGCGCCGGGGTGTCCCGGGGGATCCCCGAGTTTTACGACTACGACGTGGCGCTGGTGGAGCTGGAGCGGGAGGTGGGGACCCGCGGGACCCCcag gCGCGTCTGCGTCCCCTGCACCGAAGAAGCCAACCGGGCCATGAGGAAACCGCCGGGGACGACGTGCGAGGAGCAAG AGGCCGAGCTGCTGGGGCGGCCCCGGGTCCCGGCCGAGTTCGTCTCCCTGGAGCCGCAGAGGATGAGGGTGTGGATCAAGGGCCAGGAGGCG tgggacgccTGCGCTTCGGGGGCGACGCAGCCGGGGACGCCctacgcggcggcggcggtgggggaGGTGGTGACCCCCCGGTTCCTCTGCTCGGGGCAGGAGAGCGGGGGCCCCCCCGAGGCCGCCACCTGCAAAG ggGAGTCCGGGGGGTCCCTGTTCCTGGAGAGGAGGCATCGCTTCGTTCAG GTGGGGGTGGTGAGCTGGGGGACCTTCAACCCGTGCCGGGGGGGTcggcgcagggcgggggggctcccgctgcagcccccggccccccccggccaccGGCCCCGCGACTTCCACATCAGCCTCTTCCGCGTCCAGCCCTGGCTGCGCCGCctcctggggggggtcctgcgCTTCGCCCCCCTCCGCTAG